A genome region from Cucumis sativus cultivar 9930 chromosome 4, Cucumber_9930_V3, whole genome shotgun sequence includes the following:
- the LOC101222281 gene encoding putative pentatricopeptide repeat-containing protein At5g08490: MLPLDFTSWSSTIRNLCLNAKHQEVLSVFVHKFQCSSGFKPDNHIFAAIFKSCAALFAINIGKALQGYAVKQGEIACQSVYKGLLNLYARCGAFDECWKLFEQLNHRDVVTWNIILSGYCRSQIHDTKAIRLFVKMHAEGEVKPSAITIASILPVCSRVGKGVVGKSIHSFVMKSGLDRDTLVGNALISMYAKSGQPWYDAYAAFNSIIHKDVVTWNTIISALAEKNLMFDALQLFSLMLEEPIEPNYITIACILPVCASFGNNVSCRFGKEIHGYIHRRTELIEDISVCNALMNLYLRVGQMEEAEILFSHLKQRDLVSWNTLISGYSLNDKWLEAVDHFCKLLCLGSDPDSVTLISVLPACAYSQNLRIGKMIHGYILRHPVLSEDSTVGNALVSFYTKCNDVKSAFHSFSLISSKDLISWNSVLNAFAEFGNTTQFPRLLHLMLRERFKPDHFTILSIINFCITVLGGCKVKEVHCYSVRACLFEADYGPTILNALLDAYSKCGIIDYALKIFESSSGKRNLVTCNSMISCYVNCKSPNDALTIFSGMSETDLTTWNLMIRVYAENNCPRDALGLFRRLQIKGMKPDAVSIMSLLPVCNELASFRLLKECHGYSFRSRFEDVYLDGALLDAYAKCGAVDCAYKLFESSSQKDLVMFTSMISGYAIHGMGEEALKVFTNMLESGVKPDHVVVTSILSACSHTGLVDQGLNIFHSMEEVIHIKPTMEHYACVVDLLARGGRIKDAYSFVIGMPIQPDANIWGTLLGACKTHHEVELGLVVAEQLFETKADDIGNYVVMSNLYAADAKWDGVLEVRKLMKEKELKKPPGCSWIEVEGEKNFFLAGDSLHPQRNMIYNLLNTLHQQIKRTVDIT; encoded by the coding sequence ATGCTTCCACTGGATTTCACTTCATGGAGTTCAACGATAAGAAATCTTTGTCTAAATGCAAAACACCAAGAAGTTTTGTCCGTTTTTGTTCATAAGTTCCAATGCTCATCGGGGTTTAAACCTGATAACCACATTTTTGCTGCAATTTTCAAATCATGTGCTGCTCTTTTTGCTATCAACATAGGAAAGGCACTTCAAGGTTATGCAGTGAAACAGGGGGAAATAGCATGCCAGTCTGTGTACAAGGGATTACTGAACTTGTATGCCAGATGTGGTGCTTTCGATGAATGTTGGAAATTATTTGAACAATTGAATCATCGTGATGTTGTTACCTGGAACATAATCTTATCTGGGTATTGTAGGTCTCAAATACATGATACTAAGGCTATAAGATTGTTTGTTAAGATGCACGCAGAGGGGGAAGTGAAGCCAAGTGCTATTACAATTGCTAGCATTCTTCCAGTATGTTCTCGTGTGGGGAAAGGTGTTGTTGGGAAGAGTATACATTCTTTTGTTATGAAATCTGGATTGGACAGGGATACACTTGTTGGAAATGCTCTCATATCGATGTATGCCAAATCTGGGCAGCCATGGTACGATGCATATGCTGCATTTAACAGCATTATTCATAAAGATGTTGTTACATGGAATACTATAATATCGGCATTAGCAGAAAAGAATTTAATGTTTGATGCATTACAATTGTTTAGTCTGATGCTGGAAGAACCCATAGAGCcaaattatataacaattGCATGTATTTTACCTGTTTGTGCTTCCTTCGGTAATAATGTTTCCTGTAGGTTTGGAAAAGAGATCCATGGTTATATACATCGTAGGACTGAATTGATAGAAGATATTTCTGTCTGCAATGCATTGATGAACCTTTATTTGAGGGTTGGACAGATGGAAGAAGCAGAGATTTTGTTCTCGCACCTGAAGCAGAGAGACTTGGTTTCGTGGAATACTCTAATTTCTGGATACTCATTGAATGACAAGTGGTTGGAAGCTGTAGATCATTTCTGCAAGTTACTATGCTTAGGAAGCGATCCAGATTCTGTAACTTTAATTAGTGTTTTACCTGCTTGTGCATACTCACAAAACTTGCGAATAGGGAAAATGATCCATGGCTATATTCTTCGTCATCCTGTCTTGAGCGAAGATTCAACAGTTGGAAATGCTTTAGTTAGCTTCTATACAAAATGTAATGACGTGAAATCAgcatttcattcattttcctTGATTTCTAGTAAAGATTTGATATCTTGGAACTCTGTGCTTAATGCTTTTGCAGAGTTTGGGAACACCACTCAATTCCCGCGTCTTCTTCACTTAATGCTGCGGGAAAGATTCAAACCTGATCATTTTACCATCTTGAGTATAATCAATTTTTGCATTACAGTTTTAGGAGGGTGTAAAGTTAAGGAGGTCCATTGCTATTCAGTTAGAGCTTGTTTATTTGAAGCTGATTATGGTCCTACTATACTCAATGCTCTTCTCGATGCATATTCAAAATGTGGTATTATAGATTATGCGTTAAAGATTTTTGAAAGCTCATCAGGAAAAAGAAACTTGGTGACATGCAATTCAATGATTTCGTGCTATGTTAATTGTAAGTCACCCAATGATGCACTTACAATATTTTCTGGCATGTCTGAGACTGATCTTACCACCTGGAATCTAATGATACGGGTTTACGCTGAAAATAATTGTCCTCGTGATGCACTCGGTCTTTTCCGTAGGTTGCAGATTAAGGGTATGAAACCGGATGCAGTGAGTATTATGAGCCTCCTTCCCGTATGCAATGAATTAGCATCATTTCGCCTATTAAAAGAATGTCATGGATATTCATTTAGATCACGTTTTGAGGATGTATACTTGGACGGAGCTTTACTTGATGCATATGCAAAATGTGGAGCTGTGGATTGTGCTTATAAGCTTTTCGAATCAAGCTCTCAGAAGGATTTAGTTATGTTCACATCAATGATAAGTGGGTATGCCATACATGGAATGGGAGAGGAGGCACTCAAGGTTTTCACTAACATGCTCGAGTCTGGTGTTAAGCCGGATCATGTGGTCGTGACTTCCATTTTATCTGCTTGTAGTCATACTGGTCTTGTAGATCAAGGTTTGAACATATTTCATTCCATGGAAGAGGTTATTCATATCAAACCAACCATGGAACACTATGCTTGTGTGGTGGATCTCCTTGCACGAGGAGGCCGAATCAAAGATGCATATTCTTTTGTGATCGGGATGCCTATTCAGCCTGATGCTAATATATGGGGCACATTGTTAGGTGCCTGCAAGACTCACCATGAAGTGGAATTGGGCCTTGTTGTGGCAGAGCAACTGTTTGAAACTAAAGCTGATGATATAGGAAACTATGTAGTTATGTCTAACCTATATGCTGCAGATGCTAAATGGGATGGGGTTTTGGAGGTAAGAAAGCTgatgaaagagaaggaattAAAAAAGCCACCCGGTTGTAGTTGGATTGAAGTGGAAGGAGagaagaacttttttttagcGGGAGACTCTTTGCATCCTCAAAGAAACATGATTTATAATCTGTTAAATACATTGCACCAGCAAATTAAAAGAACTGTTGATATAACTTGA
- the LOC101221731 gene encoding GEM-like protein 5: MAGTSEDPKPTESHPSPAPPPSTEDESKKWGTHVMGPPAAPTEHPDNQKAAFWNAASQQQIHHHPYVQYSPVDHRPSSNPLEPVVHAFNSWSNKAETFARNIWHNLRTGQSMSEAAWGKVNLTAKAITEGGFESLFKQTFATEVNEKLMKSFACYLSTATGPVAGTLYLSTVRVAFCSDRPLYFTAPSGQPSWSYYKVMIPLSHIAIVNPVTMPGNPSARYLQVTTVDGHEFWFMGFVNFEKATHNLLKAVSAHNSPPSAV, translated from the exons ATGGCCGGAACATCCGAAGATCCTAAACCCACTGAATCTCATCCCTCCCCTGCACCGCCGCCGTCGACGGAGGACGAATCAAAGAAATGGGGAACACACGTCATGGGACCACCAGCAGCCCCCACCGAACATCCGGATAACCAGAAGGCAGCGTTCTGGAACGCCGCCTCTCAGCAGCAGATTCACCACCATCCGTACGTTCAGTACTCTCCGGTGGATCATCGGCCAAGTTCCAACCCGTTGGAGCCCGTGGTACACGCCTTCAATTCCTGGAGCAACAAAGCAGAGACGTTCGCGCGTAACATTTGGCACAATC TGAGGACTGGGCAGTCGATGTCGGAAGCGGCTTGGGGGAAAGTGAATTTGACGGCGAAGGCTATAACGGAAGGGGGATTTGAGTCTTTGTTTAAGCAGACGTTCGCGACGGAGGTGAATGAGAAATTGATGAAAAGCTTTGCTTGCTATCTCTCCACCGCGACGGGTCCGGTGGCCGGAACCTTGTATTTGTCGACGGTGCGTGTGGCGTTTTGTAGCGATCGCCCACTTTACTTCACTGCCCCCTCTGGTCAACCGTCTTGGAGCTACTACAAG GTAATGATACCATTGTCGCATATAGCGATAGTGAATCCGGTGACAATGCCGGGGAACCCATCGGCGAGGTACCTTCAGGTCACCACCGTGGATGGCCATGAATTTTGGTTTATGGGTTTCGTGAACTTCGAGAAGGCAACCCACAACCTCTTAAAAGCCGTCTCCGCTCATAATTCTCCTCCCTCCGCTGTCTGA
- the LOC101221498 gene encoding probable complex I intermediate-associated protein 30, with protein sequence MSKLRSLWKAYVNTTKKALAWNVEEWIPPTEKYIFNFNSKQEVKKWHLYSDSEYGGLSSASLEISETGNELRGVFSGNLSLDVSGNSKLNITRSGFCGMRSKKFDGFVDLDLYDSIAMKVRGDGRCYISTIYTENWVNSPGQEEDNSWQAFFLAPKGDWYITKIPFDRYLPTWRGHVIDSELEMNPSRIVGMSLSINAAGGIPGARSGPGDFQVEIDWIKALRTQ encoded by the exons ATGTCAAAATTGCGATCACTCTGGAAAGCTTAtgtaaatacaacaaaaaaag CTCTCGCTTGGAATGTTGAGGAATGGATACCACCTACTGAAAAATACATATTCAACTTCAATTCCAAGCAAGAAGTTAAGAAATGGCATTTATATTCAGATTCTGAATATGGAG GATTGTCATCAGCGTCATTGGAAATCAGTGAAACTGGAAATGAGCTTCGTG GAGTTTTCTCTGGAAATCTCTCCTTGGATGTAAGTGGGAACTCAAAATTGAACATAACAAGGAGTGGGTTTTGTGGAATGCGCTCCAAAAAG TTTGATGGCTTCGTTGATCTGGATTTGTATGATTCAATTGCAATGAAAGTTAGAGGAGATGGACGATGCTATATATCAact ATTTATACGGAGAATTGGGTAAACTCACCAGGACAGGAGGAAGATAATTCATGGCAAGCATTTTTTTTAGCGCCTAAAGGTGATTGGTATATTACCAAG ATTCCTTTCGATCGATATTTACCAACATGGAGAGGACATGTAATAGATTCAGAGTTGGAAATGAATCCATCTCGTATTGTTGGAATGTCTTTATCGATTAATGCTGCTGGTGGCATTCCTGGTGCTAGATCTGGGCCTGGTGACTTTCAAGTCGAAATCGATTGGATCAAAGCCTTGAGAACTCAGTga